Proteins from a genomic interval of Kitasatospora kifunensis:
- a CDS encoding glycoside hydrolase family 35 protein yields MPSLTYDQDGFTLDGRPLRILSGAMHYFRVLPEQWDARLSLLRAMGLNTVETYVAWNLHEPRPGQYDFSGRLDLAEFVRAADRHGLKVLLRPGPYICAEWEFGGLPAWLLKDPAIRLRCAHPGFLAAVDRWFDVLLPRITPLLAEVGGPVIALQVENEYGSYGNDAAYLRHLAEGLRRRGAESLLFTSDGPSHPMLQGGTLPGVLPTVNFGDRVAESFEVLRGYLPQGPAVCMEYWNGWFDRWGAPHHTRDAGDAARVLDELLAAGASVNLYMAHGGTNFGYLNGANLEGGRLQPTVTSYDYDAAISEDGRPTAKYWAFREVLGRYTELPEPPADDPTETLPPQVLPLSAPLPLLDLAEQLAVPVHSSATLAMEELDQSYGFVLYRTRVSGPREAAELVVDGLGDRAQVFLDGRPVGVLDRTAEAAQSLQLAIPAGGAQLDLLVENLGRVNYGPQSADRKGITGGVRLGQQLLLGWQMYSLPLDDPSELPFPESATPATELADRPVLRRAVLEVDRPADAFVLTEGHGKGLCWVNGFLLGRYWDIGPQQTLYLPGPLLRPGRNELVLLELHGPVGDGLPLVSEPVLDRVAGGAQA; encoded by the coding sequence ATGCCCAGCCTCACCTACGACCAGGACGGCTTCACCCTGGACGGCCGCCCGCTGCGGATCCTCTCCGGCGCCATGCACTACTTCCGCGTGCTGCCCGAGCAGTGGGACGCCCGGCTCTCCCTCCTGCGCGCGATGGGGCTCAACACCGTTGAGACGTACGTCGCCTGGAACCTGCACGAACCCCGGCCCGGCCAGTACGACTTCAGCGGCCGGCTCGACCTGGCCGAGTTCGTCCGGGCGGCCGACCGGCACGGCCTCAAGGTGCTGCTCCGCCCCGGACCGTACATCTGCGCGGAGTGGGAGTTCGGTGGCCTGCCCGCCTGGCTGCTCAAGGACCCGGCCATCCGGCTGCGTTGCGCGCACCCCGGCTTCCTGGCCGCCGTCGACCGCTGGTTCGACGTGCTGCTGCCCAGGATCACCCCGCTGCTCGCCGAAGTCGGCGGTCCGGTGATCGCGCTGCAGGTGGAGAACGAGTACGGCAGTTACGGCAATGACGCGGCCTATCTGCGCCACCTCGCCGAGGGCCTGCGCCGACGCGGAGCCGAGTCGCTGCTCTTCACCTCCGACGGCCCCAGCCACCCCATGCTGCAGGGCGGCACGCTGCCCGGGGTGCTGCCCACCGTCAACTTCGGTGACCGGGTTGCCGAGAGCTTCGAGGTGCTGCGCGGCTACCTGCCGCAGGGGCCGGCGGTCTGCATGGAGTACTGGAACGGCTGGTTCGACCGCTGGGGCGCCCCGCACCACACCAGGGACGCGGGCGATGCGGCCAGGGTGCTGGACGAGCTGCTCGCCGCCGGGGCCTCGGTCAACCTCTACATGGCGCACGGCGGCACCAACTTCGGCTATCTGAACGGCGCCAACCTGGAGGGCGGGCGACTGCAGCCCACTGTGACCAGCTACGACTACGACGCGGCGATCAGCGAGGACGGCCGCCCGACGGCCAAGTACTGGGCGTTTCGCGAAGTCCTCGGGCGCTACACCGAGTTGCCCGAGCCACCGGCCGACGACCCCACCGAGACCCTGCCGCCCCAGGTGCTTCCCCTCAGCGCCCCGCTGCCGCTGCTCGATCTGGCCGAGCAACTGGCCGTCCCGGTCCACTCGTCCGCCACCTTGGCGATGGAGGAACTCGACCAGTCCTACGGCTTCGTGCTCTACCGCACCCGGGTCAGCGGCCCGCGCGAGGCAGCGGAGTTGGTGGTGGACGGTCTCGGCGACCGTGCGCAGGTCTTCCTGGACGGCCGTCCGGTGGGCGTGTTGGACCGTACGGCCGAGGCGGCGCAGTCGCTCCAGCTGGCGATCCCGGCCGGCGGGGCGCAGCTCGACCTGCTGGTGGAGAACCTCGGACGGGTCAACTACGGCCCACAGTCGGCCGATCGCAAGGGCATCACGGGCGGCGTCAGGCTCGGCCAGCAACTGCTGCTCGGCTGGCAGATGTACTCGCTGCCGCTGGACGACCCGAGCGAGCTCCCGTTCCCCGAATCCGCCACACCGGCAACGGAGCTGGCGGATCGTCCCGTCCTGCGCCGCGCCGTCCTCGAAGTCGACCGCCCGGCCGACGCGTTCGTGCTGACCGAGGGCCATGGCAAGGGCCTCTGCTGGGTCAACGGCTTCCTGCTCGGCCGCTATTGGGACATCGGGCCGCAGCAGACCCTCTACCTGCCGGGGCCGCTGCTGCGCCCCGGCCGTAACGAGCTGGTGCTGCTGGAGCTGCACGGACCGGTCGGCGACGGGCTTCCACTGGTTTCCGAACCGGTGCTCGACAGGGTGGCCGGCGGGGCTCAGGCCTGA
- a CDS encoding SDR family oxidoreductase, whose amino-acid sequence MTVTSYPELAGRTAVVTGAASGMGEATARLLAAGGARVALLARRADRLTELAEKITRDGGQALVVPVDVTDQAAVDAAAAQVRTAFGQVDLVVNAAGVMLPNPMADGRSDEWSRMIDTNLTGVLRVINAFRSDLVAAAAEGRTADLVNVSSIGAHLTFPNFAVYSATKAALTHLSAVLRGEFGPLDVRVTNIEPGLTETELGDHIDNAEISAMVDGMLAAIPPLTSEDIADLIGWTTSRRRGVNLRQAIILPTRQA is encoded by the coding sequence ATGACCGTCACCAGCTACCCCGAGCTCGCCGGCCGCACCGCCGTGGTCACCGGCGCCGCCTCCGGCATGGGCGAGGCCACCGCCCGCCTGCTGGCCGCCGGCGGGGCCCGGGTCGCACTGCTGGCCCGCCGGGCCGACAGGCTGACCGAGCTCGCCGAGAAGATCACCCGCGACGGCGGCCAGGCCCTGGTGGTGCCGGTGGACGTCACCGACCAGGCGGCCGTGGACGCCGCCGCGGCCCAGGTGCGTACCGCCTTCGGGCAGGTCGACCTGGTGGTCAACGCCGCCGGGGTGATGCTGCCCAACCCGATGGCCGACGGCCGGAGCGACGAGTGGAGCAGGATGATCGACACCAACCTGACCGGCGTACTGCGGGTGATCAACGCCTTCCGCTCCGACCTGGTGGCGGCCGCCGCCGAGGGCCGGACCGCCGACCTGGTCAACGTCTCCTCGATCGGCGCGCACCTCACCTTCCCCAACTTCGCCGTCTACTCGGCCACCAAGGCCGCGCTGACCCACCTCTCGGCCGTACTGCGCGGCGAGTTCGGCCCGCTGGACGTGCGGGTGACCAACATCGAGCCCGGCCTGACCGAGACCGAGCTGGGCGACCACATCGACAACGCCGAGATCTCCGCCATGGTGGACGGGATGCTCGCGGCCATCCCACCGCTGACCTCCGAGGACATCGCGGACCTGATCGGCTGGACCACCAGCCGCCGGCGCGGGGTCAACCTGCGCCAGGCAATCATCCTGCCGACCCGTCAGGCCTGA
- a CDS encoding helix-turn-helix transcriptional regulator, which yields MENTLGEFLRSRRARIQPQDVGLRSYGHRRVPGLRREEVAQLAGVSVDYYIRLEQGRGQSVSDAVLDSVARVLELDEVEHEHLRALARPPRPDQRRAAPPQGGQRVRPGLRRLLEMMTDVPAFILGRRMDVLAWNALADAAVGFSALERRNVAWQTFLDPASRECYPQWEAVAAETVAYLRLDAGRHPDDPKLSALVGELSVRSPEFRRLWADHQVKEKTWGRKLIRHPLVGELELGYETLALPGDPDQLLIGYTVEAGSASAQRLALLASWSAAELNGAADGESGEASVRGRS from the coding sequence ATGGAGAACACACTGGGGGAGTTCCTGCGGTCGCGCCGGGCGCGGATCCAGCCACAGGACGTGGGGCTGCGCTCCTACGGGCACCGGCGGGTGCCCGGCCTGCGCCGGGAGGAGGTGGCCCAGCTGGCCGGGGTCAGCGTGGACTACTACATCCGGCTGGAGCAGGGCCGCGGCCAGAGCGTCTCGGACGCGGTGCTGGATTCGGTGGCCCGGGTGCTGGAGCTGGACGAGGTGGAGCACGAGCACCTGCGGGCGCTGGCCAGGCCGCCACGCCCCGACCAGCGGCGCGCGGCCCCGCCGCAGGGCGGCCAGCGGGTGCGGCCCGGGCTGCGCCGGCTGCTGGAGATGATGACGGACGTACCGGCCTTCATCCTCGGGCGCCGGATGGACGTGCTGGCCTGGAACGCGCTCGCCGACGCTGCTGTCGGCTTCTCGGCCCTGGAGCGGCGCAATGTGGCCTGGCAGACCTTCCTCGACCCGGCCTCGCGGGAGTGCTATCCGCAGTGGGAGGCGGTGGCGGCCGAGACGGTCGCCTATCTGCGGTTGGACGCGGGGCGCCACCCCGACGACCCCAAGCTCTCCGCGCTGGTGGGCGAACTCTCGGTGCGCAGCCCCGAGTTCCGTCGGCTCTGGGCGGACCACCAGGTGAAGGAGAAGACCTGGGGGCGCAAGCTGATCCGACATCCGCTGGTGGGCGAGCTGGAGTTGGGCTACGAGACGCTGGCGCTGCCGGGGGATCCGGACCAACTGCTGATCGGGTACACGGTCGAGGCGGGCAGTGCGAGCGCGCAGCGGCTCGCGCTGCTGGCCAGTTGGTCGGCGGCCGAGCTGAACGGGGCGGCCGACGGCGAGTCCGGTGAGGCTTCGGTCAGGGGGCGGTCATGA
- a CDS encoding methylated-DNA--[protein]-cysteine S-methyltransferase produces the protein MSSGSIEWVTVLSPLPTGPLTVGVTELGVATVQFTPESVPDGAPRCAEPHRVAQVRDRFAAYFAGAARELALPVDWRLTNGPHRVVLETLYRTVPCGETVTYGRLAQRSGVFEGVAQSPGLAARTVGQMMGANPLAVLVPCHRVVAADGLGGFGNGRVALDVKRWLLTLEGWLAPTLDWDGPS, from the coding sequence ATGAGCAGCGGGTCGATCGAGTGGGTCACCGTGCTGAGCCCGTTGCCGACCGGGCCGCTGACCGTCGGTGTCACCGAACTCGGCGTGGCGACGGTGCAGTTCACCCCGGAGTCGGTGCCGGATGGCGCGCCGCGCTGCGCCGAACCGCACCGGGTGGCGCAGGTGAGGGACCGGTTCGCCGCCTACTTCGCCGGTGCGGCACGGGAGTTGGCGCTGCCGGTGGACTGGCGACTGACGAACGGTCCGCACCGGGTGGTGCTGGAGACGCTGTACCGGACGGTGCCCTGTGGCGAGACGGTCACCTACGGTCGGCTGGCGCAGCGCAGCGGGGTGTTCGAGGGTGTCGCGCAGAGCCCGGGACTGGCGGCGCGGACGGTGGGCCAGATGATGGGTGCGAACCCGCTGGCGGTCCTGGTGCCCTGCCACCGGGTGGTGGCTGCCGACGGGCTCGGCGGCTTCGGCAACGGGCGGGTCGCACTGGACGTCAAACGGTGGCTGCTGACCCTGGAGGGCTGGTTGGCGCCCACTCTGGACTGGGACGGGCCCAGTTGA
- a CDS encoding family 2B encapsulin nanocompartment shell protein, translating into MTTETNLGIPAPSSSVENQQQSLGTAAARNLATTTKSAPQMQGISSRWLLRTLPWVQVSGGTYRVNRRLSYAVGRGRVGFVKTGAEVRVMAPSLRELPVLRDFEDDAVLEQLASRFVQRDFRAGEVLFEAGQQINEVYLIAHGKVNKISAGKYGDTAVVGVLADGDRIGDEALTQADGLWPFTVKAATAGTLLALAWPAFQELADRSDALRTQIMQYLADAQQPQTKHGEAEIALAAGHEGEHELPGTFVDYEVAPREYELSVAQTVLQVHSRVADLYNQPMNQIEQQLKLTVEALRERQEYELINNPEFGLLQNAEYDQRIQTHSGPPTPDDMDELLSRRRGTKVFLAHPRTIAAFGRECSSRGLYPGTVELQGQQVPSWRGVPVLSCNKIPIVDGHTSSILAMRIGEDNQGVIGLHQTGIPDEYQPSLSVRFMGINEKAIISYLVSAYYSAAILVPDAVGVLENVEIARPRG; encoded by the coding sequence ATGACGACTGAGACCAATCTCGGAATTCCAGCGCCAAGCAGCTCGGTGGAGAACCAGCAGCAGAGTCTTGGTACGGCCGCGGCCAGGAATCTCGCGACCACGACCAAGTCCGCCCCGCAGATGCAGGGCATCAGCTCCCGCTGGTTGCTGCGCACACTGCCCTGGGTGCAGGTCTCCGGCGGCACGTATCGGGTCAACCGCCGGCTCAGCTATGCCGTGGGGCGCGGCCGGGTGGGCTTCGTCAAGACCGGGGCCGAGGTGCGGGTGATGGCGCCCTCCCTGCGCGAGCTGCCGGTGCTGCGCGACTTCGAGGACGACGCGGTGCTGGAGCAGCTGGCCAGCCGGTTCGTTCAGCGTGACTTCCGCGCGGGTGAGGTGCTGTTCGAGGCGGGGCAGCAGATCAACGAGGTCTACCTGATCGCGCACGGCAAGGTCAACAAGATCAGCGCCGGCAAGTACGGCGACACCGCCGTGGTGGGCGTGCTGGCCGACGGCGACCGGATCGGCGACGAGGCGCTGACCCAGGCCGACGGCCTCTGGCCGTTCACCGTGAAGGCCGCCACCGCCGGCACGCTGCTCGCCCTCGCCTGGCCCGCCTTCCAGGAGCTGGCGGACCGCTCGGACGCGCTGCGCACCCAGATCATGCAGTACCTCGCCGATGCCCAGCAGCCGCAGACCAAGCACGGCGAGGCCGAGATCGCCCTCGCGGCCGGCCACGAGGGCGAGCACGAGCTGCCCGGCACCTTCGTGGACTACGAGGTCGCCCCGCGCGAGTACGAGCTGAGCGTCGCCCAGACCGTGCTCCAGGTGCACAGCCGGGTCGCCGACCTCTACAACCAGCCGATGAACCAGATCGAGCAGCAGTTGAAGCTCACCGTCGAGGCGCTGCGCGAGCGCCAGGAGTACGAGCTGATCAACAACCCCGAGTTCGGCCTGCTGCAGAACGCCGAGTACGACCAGCGGATCCAGACCCACTCCGGCCCGCCCACCCCCGACGACATGGACGAGCTGCTCAGCCGCCGCCGTGGCACCAAGGTCTTCCTGGCCCATCCGCGCACCATCGCCGCCTTCGGGCGCGAGTGCAGCAGCCGCGGCCTCTACCCCGGCACGGTCGAGCTGCAGGGGCAGCAGGTGCCCTCCTGGCGCGGGGTGCCGGTGCTCTCCTGCAACAAGATCCCGATCGTGGACGGTCACACCAGCTCGATTCTGGCTATGCGTATCGGCGAGGACAATCAGGGTGTGATTGGTCTGCACCAGACCGGTATCCCGGATGAGTACCAGCCCAGCCTCTCTGTTCGATTCATGGGTATTAATGAGAAGGCGATCATCTCCTACCTGGTGAGCGCATACTACTCGGCGGCCATTCTGGTGCCCGATGCGGTCGGCGTTCTGGAAAACGTGGAAATTGCCCGTCCGCGCGGCTGA
- a CDS encoding family 2 encapsulin nanocompartment cargo protein polyprenyl transferase, producing the protein MGAETLSRENNHNESDGQSRGGSAIPAARAGAAPVTGSAGATGLPGDDQALEILAGSRALVDPVLRAAVGTMPDSMRRVTAYHFGWCEVDGTPAEADAGKAIRPALVLAAAQACAAKSVAGHAVAPVAIRAAAAVEMVHNFTLLHDDVIDRDETRRHRLTAWRAFGSTEAILAGDALHSLALRTLAEDTHAAAGPALRRLAHCVVELCDGQQADCAFERRSTVSLDECLAMAEAKTGALLGTACAIGALYGGADEAAAKAMDSFGREIGLAFQLIDDLIGIWGDPEVTGKPVGADLLVRKKSLPVVAALGSGTAAGAELAEIYALDRPLTAAEVQRATEAVERAGGRAWAQGASCERMAAAIEHLSIAVPDPSAVEDLLALAELVTRRNR; encoded by the coding sequence ATGGGCGCCGAAACACTGAGTCGAGAGAACAACCACAACGAGTCGGACGGCCAGTCCAGGGGCGGCAGCGCGATACCGGCCGCCCGGGCAGGGGCGGCCCCGGTCACCGGGTCGGCCGGCGCCACCGGACTGCCCGGCGATGACCAGGCACTGGAGATCCTGGCCGGCTCCCGAGCCCTGGTCGACCCGGTCCTGCGGGCCGCCGTCGGGACCATGCCCGACTCGATGCGTCGGGTCACCGCGTACCACTTCGGCTGGTGTGAGGTCGACGGCACTCCCGCCGAGGCGGACGCGGGCAAGGCCATCCGGCCCGCGCTCGTGCTGGCCGCCGCCCAGGCCTGTGCCGCGAAGTCCGTTGCCGGGCATGCCGTAGCGCCGGTCGCGATCCGCGCCGCCGCCGCGGTCGAGATGGTGCACAACTTCACCCTGCTGCACGACGATGTGATCGACCGGGATGAGACCAGGCGTCACCGGCTCACCGCCTGGCGGGCGTTCGGTTCCACCGAGGCGATCCTGGCCGGCGATGCGTTGCACTCACTCGCCCTGCGCACCCTCGCCGAGGACACCCACGCCGCGGCGGGTCCGGCGCTGCGCCGCCTGGCCCACTGCGTGGTCGAGCTCTGCGACGGCCAGCAGGCGGACTGCGCCTTCGAACGACGCAGCACCGTCTCCCTGGACGAGTGCCTCGCCATGGCGGAGGCCAAGACCGGAGCGCTGCTCGGCACCGCCTGCGCGATCGGCGCGCTCTACGGGGGAGCGGACGAGGCGGCGGCCAAGGCGATGGACTCCTTCGGTCGGGAGATCGGCCTGGCCTTCCAACTGATCGATGACCTGATCGGGATCTGGGGCGACCCGGAGGTGACCGGCAAGCCGGTCGGCGCCGACCTGTTGGTCCGCAAGAAGTCGCTGCCCGTGGTGGCGGCGCTCGGCTCCGGCACGGCCGCCGGAGCCGAACTGGCCGAGATCTATGCCTTGGACCGCCCGCTGACCGCGGCCGAGGTCCAGCGCGCCACCGAGGCCGTCGAGCGGGCCGGCGGCCGCGCCTGGGCCCAGGGCGCCTCCTGCGAGCGGATGGCCGCGGCGATCGAGCACCTCTCCATCGCCGTCCCCGACCCCTCGGCCGTCGAGGACTTGCTGGCCCTCGCCGAGCTGGTCACCCGCCGCAACCGCTGA
- a CDS encoding bestrophin-like domain codes for MSLMDIGTVLLVLLVLAVALRLLQRWVPHPVREAHNDVAGFIFAAVGVIYAVLVAFVVVTVWTNDDSARKTTFQEADSLAGIYWISRELPAPLGPQLEQQTLTYARTVMDSEWPLMASHQSSAAATDLVYQIRDSVFAINPSSVQQQVLYEHAVSHMEDLASQRRARLNEVDDEVPTLLWVALIVGGVLTVGFTFLFGLPNTMAHALMVLSLGGLVVISLLVIKEMNFPFTGVTAVKPTAFEVFLQRLPPPR; via the coding sequence ATGAGCCTTATGGACATCGGTACCGTCCTCCTCGTCCTCCTCGTGCTCGCCGTCGCCCTGCGCCTGTTGCAACGCTGGGTCCCGCACCCGGTGCGCGAGGCGCACAACGACGTCGCCGGGTTCATCTTCGCCGCGGTCGGCGTCATCTACGCCGTGCTGGTCGCCTTCGTGGTGGTCACGGTCTGGACCAACGACGACTCCGCCCGCAAGACCACCTTCCAGGAGGCCGATTCGCTCGCCGGTATCTACTGGATCTCCCGCGAGCTGCCCGCACCGCTCGGTCCGCAGCTGGAGCAGCAGACCCTCACCTACGCGCGGACCGTGATGGACAGCGAGTGGCCGCTGATGGCCTCGCACCAGAGCAGTGCGGCGGCGACCGATCTCGTCTACCAGATCCGTGACAGCGTCTTCGCGATCAACCCCAGCAGCGTGCAGCAGCAGGTCCTCTACGAGCACGCGGTCAGCCACATGGAGGACCTCGCCTCGCAGCGCCGGGCCCGGCTGAACGAGGTGGACGACGAGGTCCCGACGCTGCTCTGGGTGGCGCTGATCGTCGGCGGGGTGCTCACCGTCGGCTTCACCTTCCTCTTCGGCCTGCCGAACACCATGGCGCACGCGCTGATGGTGCTCTCGCTGGGCGGGTTGGTGGTCATCTCGCTGCTGGTGATCAAGGAGATGAACTTCCCGTTCACCGGGGTCACCGCGGTCAAGCCGACCGCCTTCGAGGTCTTCCTGCAACGGCTGCCACCGCCGCGCTGA
- a CDS encoding NAD-dependent epimerase/dehydratase family protein, translating to MRILILGGSVFLGRAFVTEALSRGHQVTTFNRGSSGPDLPGAQAIRGDRGSDRDLAQLVAAATGPDGPWDLVIDTSGQQPHAVSRSAQLLREHAARYLFVSSVHAFANWPGEPIDEHAPLHECPADSPPDQPFSTALKAGCERAVLEQFGDRSIILNCGLLLGPHENIGRLLWWLERIARGGRVLAPGRADLPVQLIDARDFAVFGLDLAERGAGGSYLTTALPGSSTYGRMLTACVAATGSDAELIWVDDDRLLAAEVQGWTELPLWAAEFEDGKPVGIWQADSRKAQAAGLRCRPIEETVRDTWAWLQERGPREKPYLQRDIPLGTDPEKERRILDGA from the coding sequence ATGCGAATCCTGATACTCGGCGGCTCGGTCTTCCTCGGGCGCGCCTTCGTCACCGAAGCCCTGAGCCGCGGTCACCAGGTGACCACCTTCAACCGCGGCTCCTCCGGCCCTGACCTGCCGGGCGCGCAGGCGATCCGGGGCGACCGCGGCAGTGACCGGGACCTGGCCCAGCTGGTGGCGGCGGCCACCGGCCCGGACGGCCCCTGGGACCTGGTGATCGACACCAGCGGCCAGCAGCCGCACGCCGTCTCGCGTTCGGCCCAGCTGCTGCGCGAGCACGCCGCGCGCTACCTCTTCGTCTCCTCGGTGCACGCCTTCGCCAACTGGCCCGGCGAGCCGATCGACGAGCACGCACCGCTGCACGAGTGCCCCGCCGACTCACCGCCCGACCAGCCGTTCAGCACCGCGCTCAAGGCCGGCTGCGAGCGCGCTGTCCTCGAGCAGTTCGGCGACCGCTCGATCATCCTCAACTGCGGCCTGCTGCTCGGCCCGCACGAGAACATCGGCCGCCTGCTCTGGTGGCTGGAGCGGATCGCGCGCGGCGGCCGGGTGCTCGCTCCGGGCCGAGCCGACCTTCCGGTCCAGCTGATCGACGCCCGGGACTTCGCCGTCTTCGGCCTCGACCTGGCCGAGCGGGGCGCCGGCGGCAGCTACCTCACCACCGCGCTGCCGGGATCGAGCACCTACGGGCGCATGTTGACCGCCTGCGTGGCGGCCACCGGCTCGGACGCCGAGCTGATCTGGGTGGACGACGACCGGCTGCTCGCCGCCGAGGTCCAGGGGTGGACCGAGTTGCCGCTCTGGGCGGCCGAGTTCGAGGACGGCAAGCCGGTCGGCATCTGGCAGGCGGACAGCCGCAAGGCGCAGGCGGCCGGGCTGCGGTGCCGGCCGATCGAGGAGACCGTGCGCGACACCTGGGCCTGGCTCCAGGAGCGGGGCCCGCGCGAGAAGCCCTACCTGCAGCGCGACATCCCGCTGGGCACCGACCCGGAGAAGGAGCGCCGGATCCTGGACGGCGCCTGA